Proteins from a genomic interval of Periophthalmus magnuspinnatus isolate fPerMag1 chromosome 11, fPerMag1.2.pri, whole genome shotgun sequence:
- the tpd52 gene encoding tumor protein D52 isoform X2, with translation MEDADKGSQLLTDSAPEVGEDAVTSVEAPIPPPAMTEEERQELQEELLKVEDEIQTLSQVLVAKEKQVADIKRKLGITPLNELKQNISKTWQEVTTSTAYKRTSETLSQAGLKATAAFSTVGSAISRKLEDVR, from the exons GTTCACAGCTGCTCACAGACTCTGCTCCTGAAGTGGGAGAAGATGCAGTGACGAGTGTTGAGGCCCCTATCCCGCCGCCCGCCatgacggaggaggagagacaggagctgcaggaggagctgctcaag GTTGAAGATGAGATCCAGACTCTGTCACAAGTATTGGTGGCCAAAGAGAAGCAAGTAGCAGACATAAAAAGGAAGTTGGGAATTACCCCTCTCAATGAACTCAAGCAGAACATCAGTAAAACCTGGCAGGAGGTCACCACCTCCACTGC CTACAAAAGAACGTCTGAAACTCTGTCCCAGGCCGGTCTGAAGGCCACCGCCGCCTTCTCCACTGTGGGCTCCGCCATCAGCCGCAAGCTTGAAGATGTCAGGTGA
- the tpd52 gene encoding tumor protein D52 isoform X1, translating into MEDADKGSQLLTDSAPEVGEDAVTSVEAPIPPPAMTEEERQELQEELLKVEDEIQTLSQVLVAKEKQVADIKRKLGITPLNELKQNISKTWQEVTTSTAYKRTSETLSQAGLKATAAFSTVGSAISRKLEDVRNKPGFKSFEEKVETIKTKMTPTASPTEPANLDSSSATTESFLSQPEPTTEGETPVH; encoded by the exons GTTCACAGCTGCTCACAGACTCTGCTCCTGAAGTGGGAGAAGATGCAGTGACGAGTGTTGAGGCCCCTATCCCGCCGCCCGCCatgacggaggaggagagacaggagctgcaggaggagctgctcaag GTTGAAGATGAGATCCAGACTCTGTCACAAGTATTGGTGGCCAAAGAGAAGCAAGTAGCAGACATAAAAAGGAAGTTGGGAATTACCCCTCTCAATGAACTCAAGCAGAACATCAGTAAAACCTGGCAGGAGGTCACCACCTCCACTGC CTACAAAAGAACGTCTGAAACTCTGTCCCAGGCCGGTCTGAAGGCCACCGCCGCCTTCTCCACTGTGGGCTCCGCCATCAGCCGCAAGCTTGAAGATGTCAG GAACAAGCCAGGATTCAAGTCATTTGAGGAGAAAGTGGAGACTATAAAG ACTAAAATGACTCCCACTGCATCGCCCACTGAACCAGCCAATCTGGACAGCAGCAGCGCAACCACAGAGTCTTTCTTGAGTCAGCCTGAACCCACAACTGAAGGGGAGACGCCAGTGCACTGA